ACGGCCTTGTACCTGCCGGGTCAGTGCCACGCCGCCCAGTTGTCGCAGGGCTTCCTCGGGTTTCATCCCTCCAGCGTGCCGTCTGACCAAGGGAGCCAGCAGCCGCAGGGTGGGCTATGTGGATAAGCTGTCGCTCCGGAGTAGCCCACTTTCGACGGTTCCCACGGCATAAGAATGGCCCGGGCAACCCCTTGAGGGGTCAGACCCGGGCCATTCTCGGTAGCTAACGTTTAGTCCATGCCGCGCAGGTCCAGGACCAGCTCGGACTCACCGTCGGCCTGCAGGATTACCGGAATGCCCCAGTCCTGCTGGTAGAGGTGGCACGCTGCGTGATCGGGGATTTCGCCGTCCTCAGTCTCAGGACCATCGCATGCGGCCGCGCGGGCGGTGATGTGGAGGATGCCCTCGGGAACATCGGCGGACAGCTCCAGGGTGCGCAGCAAGCCCACCGATGTCCCACCACCGGAGACCAGCAGTTCCGGCGGCGTGGAGGAAATCTTCAGCTGTGTGGGATCGCCCCAACGGTCGTCCAGCTTCTGGCCGGTCGGAGCCTTGAAGCGCACTGCCAGCTCAAGGGTTCCGGGGGTCACCGGGCTCTTGGGACGGTGTGTCTGCGCAGCTCCCTCATCCACCTGCTGGGCTTCCTTGGGAATGGGAACCAGGACCAGTTGGTGCTTGTTCGACTCCACCACGATAAGCAGCGGATCGCTGCCTTCTACCTGGACCACGACGACGTCACTCGGCTCAGCGAGGCCCCTGGCCAGGGTGGATACGGACTTGGTGGCAGGGTCGTAGCGGCGAACGGCACCGTTGTAGGTGTCAGCGATGGCCACGGAATTGTCCGGCAGAACCGTGACACCCAAGGGGTGCTGCAGGCGTGCTTCAGAAGCCTCGCCATCACGGAACCCGAAATCAAACAGGCCCTTGCCGATGGCAGTTTCCACGCTCACACCGGAATCGCTGATGACCAGGCGACGCAAGGACGACGTTTCCGAGTCAGCCACCCAGATGTTGTCTTCACCGTCGATGGCCAGCCCGGACGACTGTGCGAACCATGCCTCCTCCGCCTTGCCGTCCAGCAGGCCTTCAAGTCCGGAGCCCGCGAGGATGGAAACCTCGTTGGCCAGGGGGTCGAAGGCGAAAATCTGGTGGGTTCCCGCCATGGCGATGACGACGCGCTGCAGCTTTTCGCTCCAGACCACATCCCACGGCGAGGATAGTGAAACCTCGGTGCCGAGACCAAGCGCCCCCACATCGATCGCGTCGGCAGCGAAGTCAGCAGGGCCGCCGTCGTGGTGTTCAGACCAAGTGCCGGCGCCGGTGTCTGTCACCCGGGCGGGACCGGCGTCGAGCAGCCGCTGAACACCGTTGCCGGCGAGCGTCTGCACGTAGCCGGAACTCAGCGTGACGCCACGGAGGCGGTGGTTCACTGTGTCAGCCACAACGGCGTCGTAGCCCAGCTTCCACGCGAGCTCCGACGGCAGCAGCGTCACGCCCTGAGGCTCGTTGAACTGTGCAATCTCCGACTGTCCGTCCAGGTAGCCCTTGGTGCCGGAGCCGATGACGCGCTCCACGGTTTCAAGGTCCGGGCGGAGTTCCACCAAGCGGTGATGGCCGGAGTCCACAACCAGGTAGTTGCCGTTGGGAAGCTGGGTCGCCTTTCCGGGGAAGCGCAAAGTGCCCGACGTCGGCTCGGGGGCCACGTACGGCCCATTACCGCGGTGGAGGGTCCCCTTGGCTTCGTGCTCTGCCACGAGTTCCTCCAGGAGGACAGCGAGGCCGTCGGCGTGGCCCTCGCCGGAGAGATGGGCCACGATGTAGCCCTCGGGATCAACGACCACCAGTGTGGGCCATGCGCGGGCGGTGTAGGCCTTCCACGTCGCGAGCTCGGGATCGTCCAGGACCGGGTGGTGAATTTCGTAGCGTTCCACGGCAGATGCCAGTGCAACAGGATCCGCTTCGTGTTCGAACTTGGGCGAATGCACGCCGACCGTCACCAGCACGTCCGAGTACTTTTCCTCAAGGGGGCGCAGCTCGTCCAGCACGTGCAGGCAGTTGATGCAGCAGAAGGTCCAGAAGTCGAGCAGCACGATCTTGCCGCGCAAGGACTCGAGGTCCAGGGATTTCCCGCCCGTGTTGAGCCAGCCGCGGCCCTCCAGTTCGGAGGCCCGGACCCGGTGTTGGGTACGTACGGTTTCGCTCATCAGCGTCCTTCCAGCTTGGTGTTCGGTTCAGTCTGCCCGGCAGAGTCTGTGGTGGGGCGTTCGGCGTTGCTGCGTTCCGCCTGCGCCGTGGTGGATCCCTGGGGCGTCCTGGATGCTTGGGTGGTGCGGTTTGCCATCTTTGCGTCGCGGTCAGCGAGCCGGGCAAACATATCGTTGTAAGCACTGAGATCGGCGTCGTTATTCCTGTCGGCTGCCCGATCTACCCGTCGGGTCTCCCGTTCGTCCGATCGGGACCACAGGACGGCGACGCCGATTGCCACCAGCAAAGTGGGGACTTCGCCGATGCCCCACGCCACTGCGCCGCCCAATTGTTGGTCTCCAATGGCCGACGGCCCCCAGGCCCGGCCCAGGTTTCCAAAGTAGTCAGCGGCCAACAGCCCGGTGCCACCCATGATGGCCACGCCGAAGAATGCGTGGAAGCCCATGGTGGCCAGCAGTAGGAGCAGGCGCATCGGGTAAGGGGCTCGACGCGGGAGAGGATCGCTGCCAATCATGCTCAGCACAAAAATGTAGCCGGTCAGCAGGAAGTGCACGTTCATGAGCTCATGGCCAACATGCTCGCGCATCGCAAGGCTGAACAGGTCAGAGTAGTAGAACAGCACAATGGAGCCCGCGAAGTTGGCTGCAGCGAACAGCGGGTGCGTTACGATCTGCGAGAACTTGGAGTGCACAAACAGCAGCAGCCATTCGCGCAAACCCCGTGACCCGTGGATACCTTCGCCTCGGGCCGGGAGTGCCCGCAAGGCAAGGGTTACGGGGGCGCCCAGGACGAGGAAGATCGGCGCCACCATGGTGAGGGCCATGTGGTCCACCATGTGCGCAGAGAACAGGACACGGCCGTAGACAGCGGGCGGACCTGAGGTGATGTACGTGAGCACCACCAAGCCGATCAGCCAGTTGGCTGTCCGGAACCAGGACCACTTATCTCCACGCTTGCGGACCTTGATGATGCCCAGGATGTAGGTGACCGCGCCGAACAGTGCGATTCCCACCCACAGCCAATCCAGGCGCCATTCCGTAAGCCAGCGCTCCGGAGTCAACTCTGGTGGAAGCTCGTAGCCGGAGAGGATGAACGACGGCGAGGCATCGGGCGCGTAGGTGGTGGGCTGCGGCGGAGCCGAACGTCCCAGCGCAACGGCAAGTCCCGACGTCGCGCCCATCACCAGAAGCTCAACCAAAACAAGCTGCCACAGCACACGGCGGGCCGACATGGAGCCGTTCTTGCCCAGCTGCGGGATGACCCACTGGCGGTGCATGAAGCCGATGCCGCCCAGCACCAGGGTGGCCAGCGACTTGGCGATAATGAGCTGGCCATAGGCCGAGCCAAAAAGGTCGGCGGGGTTGGTGACGCGGATGGCAGCGTTGATGACACCCGAGGCGAACACCAGGACAAAGGCAAAGCCTGCCAGCGACGAGAAACGACGCAGGGTCTGCTCTGTGATGTCCGGTGTCCCCTTGTTCTTGGAACCCGTAAGAATCCCGGAGAGGACCGCGAGCATGATGATGCCGCCCACCCATGTGGAAACACCCACCAGGTGGAGGCCCAGAGAATTGATGGCCCCTTCGTGGTCGCTGGAGCTGGAGGAGTGTCCGATCAAGGCTGTAGGAACCAGTCCGATCAGGGCCAGCAGGAGTGTGAACGCCAGGCCCGTCAATGATCGGACGCCGAACAGCGCGGTGGTCACGACGGCGGCGATGATGGTGACCGCGAGCCAGGCCTTGCCGGTCTCAATGTCCGTCATGAAGTAGACCAGGGAGCGCGTGAACTCGGCATCTCCAGACAGCCCCTGCCCCGCCACGTCTGCGTATGTCAGGACCAAGACCGCGACGGCGGACAGTGTCCATGCGGCGCCGGCTGCCGCCGCGACGGCCAATGCACGGGCGAAGGCCGGGTGTTCCGGCGCGTCAACGTCCTTCTCACGGGACCGGGAACCGCCAAGGTTTTTGGGCAGGATGCCCACAGCGAAGATCAGGCCACCAACCACCGTAGCCACGGACACGTTGTGGATGGCCTTCGCTACGGGAAGGCCCCACCGGACCAACTCACCGGGATCAGAAACCTGCCGGGCGGCTGAGGCGCCGGAGAAGATAAGGGCCGCTGCGAGAGCCAGGAACAGCACCGCCAGTCCGGCCAGTTGCCACGGCAAGGAAATACCCGCGACCGAAGCGCCTCCCCGCGCTCCCGGCTTGGGAACAGGCGAAGGGGCAGTAGCGGAACTTCTTACTGATGGCACTTATCCATTGTCCGCTACCTGCCGCCGGGCTGCGAATCGGAAGAGCGCTATGTGCATTAACTAACAGCCTTAACAGCAAAAGGGACGGCAACCTGCAGGTTGCCGTCCCTTCAAGGCGTTCGCCGAAGAGTTACTTCTTCTTGGCGACAGCAGCCTTCAGCTTGGAGCCAGCGGTCAGCTTGACGCTGTGGCCGGCTGCGATCTGGATGGTTTCGCCGGTCTGCGGGTTGCGGCCGGTGCGAGCTGCACGGTCGGTGCGCTCAACTGCGAGCCAGCCCGGGATGGTGATCTTTTCGCCGGCGGCGACAGAAGTCTCGAAAACTTCGAACAGTGCATCGAGCACGGAGTTGACTGCTGCCTGGCTGGTGCCAGCCTTGCCTGCTACCTCTGCAACGAGTTCACTACGGTTCTTAGCCATTTACGTCCTCCTGGACTCATACGTTTTTGAGCTTTCAAGCGGAATGCGAGCAAGCCACTGTTCGAAAACTTACCAGCTTGGGCTGCCATGGCCAGCAAATTCCGCGTGTTTCCGCGCCTTTTTGACCAAAATCACCGGAATTTCGGGGTTTTTAGGAGTGCTTTACGCCCTTGGCGTACCCTACGGCGATGGCAGCTGGCACAGCTGGCACTCCGTAGGTCCCTCCCGGTTAGAACATAATGCGTTGGAACAGGACATGATCCTGCCATTCCCCGGCGATCCGAAGGTAGGACGGCGCCATCCCTATCCGCGCGAAACCGCACCGCTTCAGGACCGCTTGCGAGGCCGTGTTGTGCGCCAGCGTCGCGGCCTGGATCCGGTGCAGGCCGAGCTCATTGGTGCCCATATCCACCACAGCGGCCACCGCGCCCGACGCTACGCCCTTGCCCGTCCACGCCTCATCCACCCAGTAACCGAGGTTGGCATTCAGGAAGGGCCCGCGGACAATACCGGAGAGGGTGATCATCCCTATGATGCCCTTCGCTGTCGTCAACGCCCAGGGCACCTCATTGCCCTGTTCGTAGAGGTTCAGCTTCGCTCGGATCACCGCTTCTTGGCCCGCGGTGGTGAAAAACTCATCGGCCCGGACCGGTTCCCACGGTGCCAGGTGCTCACGGTTCCGCCGGTAGGCAGCGGCCAGGGCGGCCGCATCTGACTGCTCCAGAGGGCGCAGAAAAAGCTGACCAGCCTCTTTACCAGCTGAGTGGTGCTCCAGGCTTCGCGTGAGAATCATCCCCAGACTCTACCTGCCGCCTCCTTTGCGATTGCGCTCAAGTGGGGCGACTGATAGCTTTCCTGTGATCGTGATTTTCCGTCAGGAGGTGAGTCCCATGTACGCAGTATCCACAGTGGGCGCTCCCCTGCAGTCCACGATCTCGCGACTGAGCTAGTCGCCACCGGGAGCGCCAGTCAGGCAATTCGCGAAAGGCGACTCCCATGAACACAACATCTTCTTCTCCTCTGCAGCAGCCTCAACTGACAGTTGATGCTTCTTACCGGGTGCCTGTCGGCGAGCGGGCGCTAATCCTCGGTGGCGGCGGGTCAACAGGCAATGCCTGGTTGATCGGCGTCGTCGCCGGCCTGTTCGACGCAGGGTTGGACGTGACCGCTGCAGACCTTACCGTCGGCACATCGGCCGGTTCGACGGCGGGGGCCCAGTTTGCCGGGGCAAATCCCACCGCGCTCTTTAACGACATCCTTGCTGCTGCCCCGCAGAACGCGGTTTTTGCTTCAGGCCGGGCCACACCTGCCAGGTCAGGGGCAGGGCAAAACAACGGAGCCCGACCCGTGACAGACCACATGGAACGTACGGGCCAAATCCTGGAGGCCTCAGCGGATATGGCTGATATGCGCCGCAGAATGGGCGCAGCAGCAATGGACTTGGCCGAGGCAATGGATGGCTCCAGTGCTCGCTGGCGAGCAACCGTTTCAGCCCGGCTACCCCATCAAGAGTGGCCTGAACGACTGGTGCTCCTCACTGCGGTTGACGCCAAAACCGGCGAACCGGTGGTGTTCGACCACCACAGTGGAGTGGACTTGGTTGACGCTGTGGCCGCCAGCTGCGCCAGTGGCTTCGCTTACGCCATAGGCAGCAAGCACTATATCGACGGCGGCTACCGATCCAACGCCGAGAATGCCGACCTGGCTGCCGGGTACGGGCGTGTGCTGGTGCTGTCGCCATTTGGGGGCAGGACACGGACGCCGTTGGAGTGGAACATGCACCTCGCGGCACAGGTGGGCGAACTGCGCAGTAGCGGCAGCCGGGTTGAGACCATCTTCCCGGACACCGAGGCGGAGCACCTGTTCGGCATCAATGCCATGGACCTGACCTTGCGGCCGGCGGCGGCCCGGGCCGGTTTCGATCAGGGCAGGGCCTTGGCCGGTTCCCTAAGCGAGTTCTGGCGCTGACCCTACCCGAGTCGGGACGCGACTGACGGTTGCTTTCAGCCGTCAGTGGCGTCTGCTCCTGTTAAATGCGGGGAGCCCCGACCGTGGTGGTCGGGGCTTCCCGTGAATGGTTGTCCGGCGGTGTCCTACTCTCCCACACCCTCCCGGGTGCAGTACCATCGGCGCTGTGGGTCTTAGCTTCCGGGTTCGGAATGGGACCGGGCGTTTCCCCCACGCTATGACCGCCGTAACTCTGTTACCCGTCCCCCCGGTGCCAGGTTGTTCCTGGGTGGGGGTGGGAAATCTTTGGGTTACAACTGTGGTGTTGTGTATTTAGTTGTTGGTTCCTGGAACGGTTGTTGTTCGGGAACCACATAGTGGACGCGTGCAGTGTGTTGTGTGGTGTAAGTTGTTGGCCTATTAGTACCGGTCAGCTTCACGAGTCTTTAGTCCTCGCTTCCACATCCGGCCTATCAACCCAGTGGTCTGGCTGGGGGCCTCTCACACATAATGTGTATGGAAATCTCATCTTGAAGCGAGCTTCCCGCTTAGATGCTTTCAGCGGTTATCCCATCCGAACGTAGCTAATCAGCGATGCACTTGGCAGTACAACTGACACACCAGAGGTTCGTCCGTCCCGGTCCTCTCGTACTAAGGACAGCCCTTCTCAAATTTCCTGCGCGCGCAGCGGATAGGGACCGAACTGTCTCACGACGTTCTAAACCCAGCTCGCGTACCGCTTTAATGGGCGAACAGCCCAACCCTTGGGACCTACTCCAGCCCCAGGATGCGACGAGCCGACATCGAGGTGCCAAACCATGCCGTCGATATGGACTCTTGGGCAAGATCAGCCTGTTATCCCCGAGGTACCTTTTATCCGTTGAGCGACGGCCATTCCACAATGTACCGCCGGATCACTAGTCCCGACTTTCGTCCCTGCTTGAGATGTCTCTCTCACAGTCAAGCTCCCTTGTGCACTTACACTCGACACCTGATTGCCAACCAGGCTGAGGGAACCTTTGGGCGCCTCCGTTACTTTTTAGGAGGCAACCGCCCCAGTTAAACTACCCATCAGGCACTGTCCCTGACCCGGATCACGGGCCGAAGTTAGATGTCCAAAGTGACCAGAGTGGTATTTCAACGATGACTCCACCCGAACTGGCGTCCGGGCTTCAACGTCTCCCACCTATCCTACACAAGCCACTCCGAACACCAATACCAAACTATAGTAAAGGTCTCGGGGTCTTTCCGTCCTGCTGCGCGTAACGAGCATCTTTACTCGTACTGCAATTTCGCCGAGTTTATGGTTGAGACAGCGGGGAAGTCGTTACTCCATTCGTGCAGGTCGGAACTTACCCGACAAGGAATTTCGCTACCTTAGGATGGTTATAGTTACCACCGCCGTTTACTGGGGCTTAAATTCTCAGCTTCGCCCGTAAGGGCTAACCGGTCCTCTTAACCTTCCAGCACCGGGCAGGAGTCAGTCCGTATACATCGTCTTGCGACTTCGCACGGACCTGTGTTTTTAGTAAACAGTCGCTTCCCCCTGGTCTCTGCGGCCCACACCCGCTCACGGAGAGCAAGTCTCCATCACGGGGCAGGCCCCCCTTCTCCCGAAGTTACGGGGGCATTTTGCCGAGTTCCTTAACCATAATTCTCTCGATCGCCTTGGTATTCTCTACCTGATCACCTGTGTCGGTTTGGGGTACGGGCGGCTAAAACCTCGCGTCGATGCTTTTCTTGGCAGCATAGGATCACCGGATCCCCCCGAACGGGGGTCCCATCAGATCTCAGGATCGTGCTCGAAGCACACAGGAACGGATTTGCCTATCCCTGACCCTACATCCTTAGACCGGGGCAACCATCGCCCGGCCCGGCTACCTTCCTGCGTCACACCTGTTAATACGCTTACCTCCCGGGATCAGGTCCCGCGCTCGGCCAAAACCCACAACACCACAAGGGTGAGCGGGCAGGCTCCGGGCGGTTAGTATCCCCCGCTTGGCATGGGCGGTTTTTCGCCGGTACGGGAATATCAACCCGTTGTCCATCGACTACGCCTGTCGGCCTCGCCTTAGGTCCCGACTTACCCAGGGCAGATTAGCTTGACCCTGGAACCCTTGATCATTCGGCGGACGGGTTTCTCACCCGTCTTTCGCTACTCATGCCTGCATTCTCACTCGTGTAGGCTCCACCGCTGGTTTCCACCGCGACTTCACTGCCCACACGACGCTCCCCTACCACTCCACACCCCTGAACCACGAAGGCTAGGGCATTATGTGAAATCCACAACTTCGGCGGTGTACTTGAGCCCCGCTACATTGTCGGCGCGGAATCACTTGACCAGTGAGCTATTACGCACTCTTTCAAGGATGGCTGCTTCTAAGCCAACCTCCTGGTTGTCTTCGCAACTCCACATCCTTTCCCACTTAGCACACGCTTAGGGGCCTTAGTTGGTGGTCTGGGCTGTTTCCCTCTCGACTATGAAGCTTATCCCCCACAGTCTCACTGCTGCGCTCTGACTTACCGGCATTCGGAGTTTGGCTGACGTCAGTAACCTTGTAGGGCCCATCGGCCATCCAGTAGCTCTACCTCCGGCAAGAAACACGCAACGCTGCACCTAAATGCATTTCGGGGAGAACCAGCTATCACGGAGTTTGATTGGCCTTTCACCCCTACCCACAGCTCATCCCCTCCATTTTCAACTGAAGTGGGTTCGGTCCTCCACGACGTCTTACCGTCGCTTCAACCTGGCCATGGGTAGATCACTCCGCTTCGGGTCTAGATCACGCCACTACACTCGCCCTATTCAGACTCGCTTTCGCTACGGCTACCCCACACGGGTTAACCTCGCGACGTAACACTAACTCGCAGGCTCATTCTTCAAAAGGCACGCCGTCACCAGAATCAGACTGGCTCCGACGGATTGTAAGCACACGGTTTCAGGTACTGTTTCACTCCCCTCCCGGGGTACTTTTCACCTTTCCCTCACGGTACTGGTCCGCTATCGGTCATTAGGAAGTATTTAGGCTTATCAGGTGGTCCTGACAGATTCGCACGGGATTTCTCGGGCCCCGTGCTACTTGGGATACTCCCCAGGCCGTGCACAACATTACGGTTACGGGGCTCACACCCTCTCTGGCCGGCCTTTCAAGACCGTTCACCTATGCCTGCACCTCACCTCACTGGTCCGGCAGAACCAGAACGGAAAGTCCCACAACCCCGCCCATGCAACGCCCGCCGGCTATCACACATGGAAACGGTTTAGCCTGATCCGCGTTCGCTCGCCACTACTAACGGAATCACTATTGTTTTCTCTTCCTGCGGGTACTGAGATGTTTCACTTCCCCGCGTTCCCCCCACGCACCCTATGTGTTCAGATGCGGGTCACACAATCACCTTGCAGCGTTGTGCGGGGTTTCCCCATTCGGACATCCTGGGATCAACGCTCGGTTATCAACTCCCCCAGGCTTATCGCAGATTCCTACGTCCTTCTTCGGCTCCTAATGCCAAGGCATCCACCGTGTGCCCTTAAAAACTTGACCACACACAAAGACCAACAAACCCCAAAGAGCCTGCCGGTCTACGATGCATCATCTATTCGAGAGAACCATGACCACAAGGGCCAGGTTCATTCATAAGAAATTGCTGTAAGAACACACACACCAAAGCGTGTGTGTTCTAGATGCTCGCGTCCACTATGTAGTTCTCAAACAACAACCCCGTCAACCAGACCACCACCCACCACAACCCACACCACAGCGGGGCCGTGCACGATGAACAGTGCTACCGGAAGCAGGAACAAAAGAAACACCAGAAGATGCCCCCATGCATTGCTGCAAAAAGGTCCTGTTGCCTCAGGACCCAACAGTGCGCCAAACACAACCCCACACACCCGCACCCCGGCAGCGTTCCAAACAACACCACACCCACAAGGGGCACAGGTTGCCGTACTGGCACCAGGACACAACCGGTGAAGGCCATGCCAAACAAGTTTGATTCGTTGATATTCCACCCATGAGCACCCACCGCAGAACAGACGCCTGCGCAATGGGCAACACTGACAACCACCACCACACCCATGCAGGCGCAGCAACCAGTTGTTAGCAGCTCCTTAGAAAGGAGGTGATCCAGCCGCACCTTCCGGTACGGCTACCTTGTTACGACTTAGTCCCAATCGCCGGTCCCACCTTCGACGGCTCCCCCCACAAGGGTTAGGCCACCGGCTTCGGGTGTTACCAACTTTCGTGACTTGACGGGCGGTGTGTACAAGGCCCGGGAACGTATTCACCGCAGCGTTGCTGATCTGCGATTACTAGCGACTCCGACTTCATGGGGTCGAGTTGCAGACCCCAATCCGAACTGAGACCGGCTTTTTGGGATTAGCTCCACCTCACAGTATCGCAACCCTTTGTACCGGCCATTGTAGCATGCGTGAAGCCCAAGACATAAGGGGCATGATGATTTGACGTCGTCCCCACCTTCCTCCGAGTTGACCCCGGCAGTCTCCTATGAGTCCCCGCCATAACGCGCTGGCAACATAGAACGAGGGTTGCGCTCGTTGCGGGACTTAACCCAACATCTCACGACACGAGCTGACGACAACCATGCACCACCTGTAAACCGACCGCAAGCGGGGCACCTGTTTCCAGGTCTTTCCGGTTCATGTCAAGCCTTGGTAAGGTTCTTCGCGTTGCATCGAATTAATCCGCATGCTCCGCCGCTTGTGCGGGCCCCCGTCAATTCCTTTGAGTTTTAGCCTTGCGGCCGTACTCCCCAGGCGGGGCACTTAATGCGTTAGCTACGGCGCGGAAAACGTGGAATGTCCCCCACACCTAGTGCCCAACGTTTACGGCATGGACTACCAGGGTATCTAATCCTGTTCGCTCCCCATGCTTTCGCTCCTCAGCGTCAGTTACAGCCCAGAGACCTGCCTTCGCCATCGGTGTTCCTCCTGATATCTGCGCATTTCACCGCTACACCAGGAATTCCAGTCTCCCCTACTGCACTCTAGTCTGCCCGTACCCACTGCAGAACCGGAGTTGAGCCCCGGTCTTTCACAGCAGACGCGACAAACCGCCTACGAGCTCTTTACGCCCAATAATTCCGGATAACGCTTGCGCCCTACGTATTACCGCGGCTGCTGGCACGTAGTTAGCCGGCGCTTCTTCTGCAGGTACCGTCACTTTCGCTTCTTCCCTACTGAAAGAGGTTTACAACCCGAAGGCCGTCATCCCTCACGCGGCGTCGCTGCATCAGGCTTGCGCCCATTGTGCAATATTCCCCACTGCTGCCTCCCGTAGGAGTCTGGGCCGTGTCTCAGTCCCAGTGTGGCCGGTCACCCTCTCAGGCCGGCTACCCGTCGTCGCCTTGGTAGGCCATTACCCCACCAACAAGCTGATAGGCCGCGAGTCCATCCAAAACCACAAAAGCTTTCCACCACCATGACATGCGCCAGATGGTCGTATCCGGTATTAGACCCAGTTTCCCAGGCTTATCCCAGAGTCAAGGGCAGGTTACTCACGTGTTACTCACCCGTTCGCCACTAATCCCCCCAGCAAGCCAGGGATCATCGTTCGACTTGCATGTGTTAAGCACGCCGCCAGCGTTCATCCTGAGCCAGGATCAAACTCTCCGTTGAAGAAAAACAAATCAAACAGACACAACCACACCCACCGGAAATAACGGCGAACACGGCTGCACAAAATTCGAAACCAGCTGAAAACCAGACCACCACACACGGGGGTGCATGACAATCCAGCATAAATTCAACCAATTGATAAAAC
This genomic interval from Paenarthrobacter aurescens TC1 contains the following:
- a CDS encoding putative NHL repeat protein (identified by match to protein family HMM PF01436), giving the protein MSETVRTQHRVRASELEGRGWLNTGGKSLDLESLRGKIVLLDFWTFCCINCLHVLDELRPLEEKYSDVLVTVGVHSPKFEHEADPVALASAVERYEIHHPVLDDPELATWKAYTARAWPTLVVVDPEGYIVAHLSGEGHADGLAVLLEELVAEHEAKGTLHRGNGPYVAPEPTSGTLRFPGKATQLPNGNYLVVDSGHHRLVELRPDLETVERVIGSGTKGYLDGQSEIAQFNEPQGVTLLPSELAWKLGYDAVVADTVNHRLRGVTLSSGYVQTLAGNGVQRLLDAGPARVTDTGAGTWSEHHDGGPADFAADAIDVGALGLGTEVSLSSPWDVVWSEKLQRVVIAMAGTHQIFAFDPLANEVSILAGSGLEGLLDGKAEEAWFAQSSGLAIDGEDNIWVADSETSSLRRLVISDSGVSVETAIGKGLFDFGFRDGEASEARLQHPLGVTVLPDNSVAIADTYNGAVRRYDPATKSVSTLARGLAEPSDVVVVQVEGSDPLLIVVESNKHQLVLVPIPKEAQQVDEGAAQTHRPKSPVTPGTLELAVRFKAPTGQKLDDRWGDPTQLKISSTPPELLVSGGGTSVGLLRTLELSADVPEGILHITARAAACDGPETEDGEIPDHAACHLYQQDWGIPVILQADGESELVLDLRGMD
- a CDS encoding putative copper resistance protein D family (identified by match to protein family HMM PF05425) is translated as MPSVRSSATAPSPVPKPGARGGASVAGISLPWQLAGLAVLFLALAAALIFSGASAARQVSDPGELVRWGLPVAKAIHNVSVATVVGGLIFAVGILPKNLGGSRSREKDVDAPEHPAFARALAVAAAAGAAWTLSAVAVLVLTYADVAGQGLSGDAEFTRSLVYFMTDIETGKAWLAVTIIAAVVTTALFGVRSLTGLAFTLLLALIGLVPTALIGHSSSSSDHEGAINSLGLHLVGVSTWVGGIIMLAVLSGILTGSKNKGTPDITEQTLRRFSSLAGFAFVLVFASGVINAAIRVTNPADLFGSAYGQLIIAKSLATLVLGGIGFMHRQWVIPQLGKNGSMSARRVLWQLVLVELLVMGATSGLAVALGRSAPPQPTTYAPDASPSFILSGYELPPELTPERWLTEWRLDWLWVGIALFGAVTYILGIIKVRKRGDKWSWFRTANWLIGLVVLTYITSGPPAVYGRVLFSAHMVDHMALTMVAPIFLVLGAPVTLALRALPARGEGIHGSRGLREWLLLFVHSKFSQIVTHPLFAAANFAGSIVLFYYSDLFSLAMREHVGHELMNVHFLLTGYIFVLSMIGSDPLPRRAPYPMRLLLLLATMGFHAFFGVAIMGGTGLLAADYFGNLGRAWGPSAIGDQQLGGAVAWGIGEVPTLLVAIGVAVLWSRSDERETRRVDRAADRNNDADLSAYNDMFARLADRDAKMANRTTQASRTPQGSTTAQAERSNAERPTTDSAGQTEPNTKLEGR
- the hup gene encoding DNA-binding protein HU (identified by match to protein family HMM PF00216), which translates into the protein MAKNRSELVAEVAGKAGTSQAAVNSVLDALFEVFETSVAAGEKITIPGWLAVERTDRAARTGRNPQTGETIQIAAGHSVKLTAGSKLKAAVAKKK
- a CDS encoding putative ribosomal-protein-alanine acetyltransferase (identified by match to protein family HMM PF00583), translating into MILTRSLEHHSAGKEAGQLFLRPLEQSDAAALAAAYRRNREHLAPWEPVRADEFFTTAGQEAVIRAKLNLYEQGNEVPWALTTAKGIIGMITLSGIVRGPFLNANLGYWVDEAWTGKGVASGAVAAVVDMGTNELGLHRIQAATLAHNTASQAVLKRCGFARIGMAPSYLRIAGEWQDHVLFQRIMF
- a CDS encoding conserved hypothetical protein (identified by match to protein family HMM PF01734), coding for MNTTSSSPLQQPQLTVDASYRVPVGERALILGGGGSTGNAWLIGVVAGLFDAGLDVTAADLTVGTSAGSTAGAQFAGANPTALFNDILAAAPQNAVFASGRATPARSGAGQNNGARPVTDHMERTGQILEASADMADMRRRMGAAAMDLAEAMDGSSARWRATVSARLPHQEWPERLVLLTAVDAKTGEPVVFDHHSGVDLVDAVAASCASGFAYAIGSKHYIDGGYRSNAENADLAAGYGRVLVLSPFGGRTRTPLEWNMHLAAQVGELRSSGSRVETIFPDTEAEHLFGINAMDLTLRPAAARAGFDQGRALAGSLSEFWR